Proteins encoded within one genomic window of Legionella sp. PC997:
- a CDS encoding valine--tRNA ligase produces MDKIYSPEAIEKACYTNWETHHYFQPHGDGKKYCIMLPPPNVTGSLHMGHGFQHTIMDALTRYHRMLGHKTLWQPGTDHAGISTQLVVERQLEAAGTSRKDLTREQFLERVWQWKNESGNTITQQMRRLGASVDWSRERFTMDEGLSAAVQKVFVQLYDEGLIYRGTRLVNWDPKLGTAVSDLEVLSEEEDGFLWHIRYPVVNSTESLIVATTRPETMLGDTAVAIHPEDSRFKHLIGQEVHLPLCDRTIPIIADEYVDKEFGSGCVKITPAHDFNDHEVGKRHQLPVISILTKKASINKNAPLKYQGMDRFVAREQIIKDLDAEGLLVKTEPHKLKVPRGEKSNVIIEPLLTDQWYVKTQPLAEPAIAAVKNGEIRFIPENWSKTYFQWMDNIEDWCISRQLWWGHRIPAWYDSNGNVYVGYSENDVRFKYKIKDSTVLKQDEDVLDTWFSSALWPFSTLGWPERTPELEQFYPTSVLVTGFDIIFFWVARMIMMGLKFTGKIPFKEVFITGLIRDSEGHKMSKSKGNVLDPLDIVDGIDLDSLIAKRTSNLMLQSVRDNIIKNTRKEFPEGISSYGTDALRFTYCSLASTGRNVRFDIGRVEGYRNFCNKLWNAARYVLLNTAEEQIDFDDGAFQYTPADQWILSRLQHTISKVHHYFETYRFDLLSNTMYEFVWHEYCDWYLELSKPILQDEHALSALKRGTRKTLIHVLDQILKMLHPLMPFITEEIWQRTTKLTIDNGSSIMISAYPQVNPEFINDTIEEELEWLKAAIQAIRTIRSEMSISPAKLIPLYIRNITPILKDRVEKYQHTLKALSKLSQIHYLEADEKIPVSATAVLGEIELLIPMADLIDKEAELTRLSRELAKLEKDINLAEGKLNNPKFTDKAPAEIIAKEREKLTQAQQTKEKLLQHKIRVESL; encoded by the coding sequence ATGGATAAAATCTATTCCCCTGAAGCAATTGAAAAAGCATGCTATACAAATTGGGAAACTCATCACTATTTCCAACCTCATGGTGATGGTAAAAAATATTGTATTATGCTTCCTCCTCCCAATGTCACAGGCAGTCTGCATATGGGGCATGGTTTTCAGCATACGATTATGGATGCATTAACCCGCTATCATCGGATGCTAGGCCATAAGACTTTATGGCAACCTGGTACTGACCATGCGGGCATTTCTACCCAACTCGTGGTTGAGCGTCAACTTGAGGCCGCTGGAACTTCTAGAAAAGATCTTACCCGCGAACAGTTTTTAGAACGCGTTTGGCAATGGAAGAATGAATCTGGAAATACTATCACCCAGCAAATGCGACGTTTGGGTGCTTCAGTAGACTGGAGTCGTGAACGATTTACTATGGATGAAGGATTATCCGCCGCAGTACAAAAAGTATTCGTACAACTTTATGATGAAGGTTTAATTTATCGTGGAACCCGTTTAGTGAATTGGGATCCTAAATTAGGTACAGCAGTATCTGATCTCGAAGTGCTTTCCGAAGAAGAAGATGGTTTTCTCTGGCACATCCGCTACCCAGTCGTAAACTCAACTGAATCTCTTATTGTTGCTACCACCCGACCTGAAACGATGTTAGGGGATACTGCAGTTGCGATACACCCCGAAGACTCGCGTTTTAAACATCTTATTGGACAAGAGGTACATCTTCCACTTTGTGATCGAACCATTCCAATTATCGCGGATGAATATGTCGATAAGGAATTTGGCAGTGGCTGCGTTAAAATTACCCCAGCTCATGACTTTAATGATCATGAAGTTGGTAAACGTCATCAACTCCCCGTTATTAGCATCTTAACTAAAAAAGCATCTATTAATAAAAATGCCCCTTTGAAATATCAAGGCATGGATCGGTTTGTGGCTCGAGAACAAATTATTAAAGATCTGGATGCCGAGGGTTTATTAGTTAAAACCGAACCCCATAAATTAAAAGTACCTCGTGGTGAAAAATCAAATGTCATTATAGAACCCCTACTAACTGATCAATGGTATGTCAAAACTCAACCTCTCGCTGAGCCCGCAATTGCTGCAGTGAAAAATGGCGAAATTCGCTTTATTCCTGAAAACTGGAGCAAAACCTATTTTCAATGGATGGATAATATTGAGGATTGGTGTATTAGCCGCCAATTATGGTGGGGACACCGAATACCCGCCTGGTATGACAGTAATGGCAATGTCTACGTAGGATACAGCGAAAATGATGTTCGCTTTAAATATAAAATTAAAGACTCAACTGTGTTGAAGCAAGATGAAGACGTTTTAGATACTTGGTTTTCATCGGCACTTTGGCCCTTTTCAACTTTGGGTTGGCCTGAACGTACTCCCGAATTAGAACAGTTCTACCCTACCTCGGTTCTGGTTACTGGTTTTGATATTATCTTTTTCTGGGTAGCTCGAATGATTATGATGGGGCTAAAATTTACCGGAAAGATTCCTTTCAAAGAGGTTTTTATTACCGGCTTAATTCGAGACAGTGAAGGACATAAAATGTCTAAATCAAAAGGGAATGTGCTTGATCCCCTAGACATTGTTGATGGAATTGATCTGGATTCGCTTATTGCAAAACGAACCTCTAATTTAATGCTGCAATCTGTTCGGGACAACATCATAAAAAACACCCGTAAAGAATTCCCTGAAGGAATTAGCTCCTATGGAACAGATGCTCTTCGTTTTACTTATTGCTCTCTGGCATCCACCGGCCGAAACGTACGCTTTGATATAGGCCGAGTTGAAGGTTATCGTAATTTTTGTAACAAATTATGGAATGCCGCACGGTATGTATTGCTCAATACTGCTGAAGAACAAATAGATTTCGATGACGGAGCATTTCAATATACCCCAGCAGACCAGTGGATTTTATCACGATTGCAACACACCATCAGTAAAGTACATCATTATTTCGAAACCTATCGATTTGACTTGTTATCCAACACAATGTACGAATTTGTCTGGCATGAATACTGTGACTGGTATCTTGAATTATCTAAACCTATCCTACAAGATGAGCACGCATTGAGTGCTTTGAAACGAGGTACTCGTAAGACTTTAATTCATGTACTCGATCAGATTCTCAAAATGTTGCATCCTCTAATGCCATTCATTACAGAAGAAATCTGGCAACGTACTACAAAGTTAACCATTGATAACGGTTCAAGCATTATGATCAGTGCTTATCCTCAAGTAAACCCTGAATTCATTAATGATACCATTGAAGAGGAATTAGAATGGTTAAAAGCAGCCATTCAAGCGATACGCACCATCCGGAGTGAAATGTCCATTTCGCCGGCTAAGCTTATTCCGCTTTATATTCGGAATATTACACCCATACTTAAAGACAGAGTGGAAAAATATCAACATACCTTAAAGGCATTGAGTAAATTAAGCCAGATCCATTATTTGGAGGCAGATGAAAAAATTCCCGTTTCAGCTACTGCTGTGCTGGGAGAAATTGAATTACTCATTCCCATGGCTGATTTAATTGATAAAGAAGCGGAACTAACTCGTTTATCCAGAGAGTTGGCCAAATTAGAGAAGGATATCAATCTTGCTGAAGGTAAATTAAATAATCCTAAATTTACGGATAAAGCACCTGCGGAAATTATTGCTAAAGAACGTGAAAAATTAACGCAAGCACAACAAACCAAAGAAAAGCTCCTGCAACATAAAATCAGAGTTGAGTCATTGTAA